One stretch of Rosistilla oblonga DNA includes these proteins:
- a CDS encoding cytochrome c oxidase subunit I: MSSAATADHASDDNYLTNTKGIMSWIVTLDHKRIGLMYLIGVMVSFALGGTLALVLRAHLYNPQGSFLSNDAYNQVFTLHGAVMIFLFIIPSIPAALGNFLVPVMLGAKDVAFPRLNLSSFYLWAAGALFFLFALCTTGLDTGWTFYTPYSTTTSTSVIAATMGAFILGFSSIFTGLNFIVTVNTMRPPGMTWFKMPLFLWAIYSTAVIQVLATPVLGITLLLLICERLMHIGIFDPAFNGDPVAFQHFFWFYSHPAVYIMILPAFGVISELMSVHCHKSIFGYRFIALSSIAIALLSFLVWGHHMFTSGMSEITTIIFSALTFTVSVPSAIKVFNWLATMYKGSISLTTPMCYALAFMFLFTIGGLTGLFLGTLTTDLHLHDTYFVVSHFHYVMMGGTLVAFLGGLFHWWPKMTGKMFNETWGRISAAIVFIGFNLTFLPQFVLGSRGMPRRYATYDPEFTGLHRMSTVGAFTLGLGLLVALIVLLHSLYRGKKAPRNPWGGATLEWRCSSPPPYYNFERPPVVGNPYYFGDIEYDAKSDDYVFTEPEREVVPQTPDPAPQHAESKKDA, from the coding sequence ATGTCAAGCGCAGCTACTGCAGACCATGCGTCCGACGACAATTATCTGACCAATACCAAAGGCATCATGTCTTGGATCGTCACACTCGACCACAAACGCATCGGGTTGATGTATTTGATTGGTGTGATGGTCAGCTTTGCCCTCGGGGGAACGCTGGCGTTGGTCCTGCGTGCTCACCTGTACAATCCGCAGGGCAGCTTCCTGTCTAACGACGCCTACAACCAGGTGTTCACGTTGCACGGTGCGGTGATGATCTTCCTGTTCATCATCCCAAGTATTCCGGCGGCGTTGGGGAACTTCCTGGTCCCTGTCATGCTGGGTGCAAAAGACGTTGCCTTCCCGCGATTGAACCTCAGTAGTTTCTACCTGTGGGCCGCGGGTGCGTTGTTCTTCCTGTTTGCACTTTGCACCACGGGCCTCGACACCGGGTGGACTTTCTACACACCTTACAGCACCACGACATCGACCTCGGTGATCGCGGCCACGATGGGTGCGTTTATCCTCGGGTTCAGTTCGATCTTCACAGGTTTGAACTTCATCGTCACCGTTAACACGATGCGTCCGCCGGGAATGACTTGGTTCAAGATGCCGTTGTTCTTGTGGGCTATCTACTCGACAGCTGTCATCCAAGTCCTGGCCACCCCCGTTCTTGGAATCACGCTGTTGCTGTTGATCTGCGAACGCTTGATGCACATCGGTATTTTTGATCCGGCGTTTAACGGCGATCCCGTCGCGTTCCAGCACTTCTTCTGGTTCTACAGCCATCCCGCTGTATACATCATGATTCTGCCCGCCTTTGGCGTGATCAGCGAATTGATGAGCGTTCACTGCCACAAGAGCATCTTCGGTTACCGCTTTATCGCGTTGAGTTCGATCGCGATCGCACTGTTGAGCTTCTTGGTCTGGGGACACCACATGTTCACCAGCGGCATGTCCGAGATCACCACGATTATCTTTAGTGCGTTGACGTTTACCGTTTCGGTACCGTCGGCGATTAAGGTCTTCAACTGGTTGGCCACGATGTACAAGGGCTCGATCAGCCTGACGACTCCGATGTGTTACGCATTGGCCTTCATGTTCTTGTTCACTATCGGCGGTCTGACCGGACTGTTCTTGGGAACCCTGACCACCGACCTGCACCTACACGACACCTACTTTGTTGTCTCCCACTTTCACTATGTGATGATGGGCGGAACCTTGGTCGCGTTCTTGGGCGGACTGTTCCACTGGTGGCCGAAGATGACCGGCAAGATGTTCAACGAGACCTGGGGTCGTATCTCCGCAGCGATCGTATTCATCGGATTCAACCTGACCTTCCTGCCTCAGTTTGTACTGGGCAGCCGCGGCATGCCTCGCCGTTACGCCACGTACGATCCCGAGTTCACCGGTTTGCACCGCATGTCGACCGTGGGTGCGTTCACCTTGGGACTTGGCCTGTTGGTCGCTTTGATCGTGCTTCTGCACTCGCTGTATCGCGGCAAGAAGGCACCACGCAATCCTTGGGGTGGTGCAACCTTGGAATGGCGATGTTCGAGCCCTCCACCTTATTACAACTTCGAACGTCCACCGGTCGTTGGAAACCCATATTACTTCGGCGACATTGAATATGACGCGAAGTCCGATGACTATGTGTTTACCGAACCAGAGCGTGAAGTGGTTCCGCAGACTCCCGATCCTGCTCCACAGCATGCCGAGTCGAAGAAAGACGCTTAA
- a CDS encoding cytochrome c oxidase subunit 3, with translation MATAEIDQHGHAHDEHEHPSFLAHHFETPEQQYDSGKLGMWLFLVTEILFFSGLFCAYAIYRSLRPEVYTYCSQFLNTELGAINTGVLLFSSLTMAWAVRAAQLEQHKTTVGMLAATISCAMIFLGVKAVEYSHKFDLGLLPAGFYHYDPAAPHHEGLSHYLVALCVVPAIVLAGMICLLAYSKIVGNVFLTKCAMPLVVAAACFFVGVGLGTVLENRAAAKAAVAHAADSHSDATHEETSLEADVAAAKEITTTAESSVLGMLATDATNTGVRAELEALQAQDLMATGEFIEDFSGEDPFYDRPELDVNSNSLAGVFFSIYYCMTGLHAIHIIIGIGVLVWLLVRAVRQDFCSQYFGPVDYVGLYWHIVDLIWIYLFPLLYLIG, from the coding sequence ATGGCAACCGCTGAAATCGATCAACACGGCCACGCTCATGACGAGCATGAACACCCGTCGTTCCTGGCGCACCACTTCGAAACTCCCGAACAACAATACGATTCGGGCAAGCTTGGAATGTGGTTGTTCCTGGTCACTGAAATTCTATTTTTCAGTGGACTGTTCTGCGCCTACGCGATCTATCGCTCGCTGCGTCCAGAGGTCTACACCTACTGCAGCCAGTTCCTCAACACGGAACTGGGAGCGATCAACACCGGGGTGCTGCTGTTCAGCAGTTTGACCATGGCGTGGGCCGTCCGCGCAGCTCAACTGGAACAACACAAAACGACAGTCGGTATGCTGGCCGCAACGATCAGCTGTGCGATGATCTTTTTGGGTGTCAAAGCTGTCGAGTACTCGCATAAGTTTGATCTCGGCCTGCTGCCTGCCGGCTTCTATCACTACGATCCCGCGGCTCCACACCATGAAGGCCTATCGCATTATCTGGTCGCCTTATGTGTCGTACCAGCAATCGTGTTGGCTGGTATGATCTGCCTGTTGGCATACTCCAAGATCGTTGGCAACGTCTTCCTAACCAAATGTGCGATGCCACTGGTTGTTGCAGCTGCATGTTTCTTCGTTGGTGTTGGTCTGGGTACGGTCCTCGAGAACCGCGCTGCCGCCAAAGCCGCTGTAGCTCACGCTGCGGATTCCCATTCGGATGCGACGCATGAGGAAACTTCGCTAGAAGCCGACGTCGCCGCTGCCAAAGAGATCACGACAACTGCCGAGTCTTCGGTGCTTGGAATGCTGGCCACCGACGCAACGAACACCGGCGTCCGAGCGGAACTGGAAGCTCTGCAAGCTCAAGACTTGATGGCAACCGGTGAGTTCATCGAAGACTTCAGCGGTGAGGATCCGTTCTACGATCGCCCCGAATTGGATGTGAATTCGAACTCGTTGGCCGGTGTGTTTTTCAGCATCTACTACTGCATGACCGGCTTGCACGCGATTCACATTATCATCGGTATCGGCGTCTTGGTCTGGTTGTTGGTCCGTGCGGTTCGACAAGACTTCTGCAGTCAGTACTTTGGCCCAGTCGATTACGTTGGCCTGTATTGGCACATCGTCGACCTTATCTGGATCTACCTGTTCCCGCTGCTGTATCTGATCGGCTAA
- a CDS encoding cytochrome c oxidase subunit II, with amino-acid sequence MQTLKNLSFVLADVSDGFWFPKTASNFATEVDFMYKAILWISVAFFVPMMIYMGWAAFKFQKPKGEKAEGKATHNTALELAWSVGPCFLLIWMFYRGSVGYLDMRQPPSDAREVQVTAQKWSWLFDYGSGIMNPELHVVKDQPTKLIMRSKDVLHAMYIPAFRVKRDIVPGRYNTLWFTPTIGTESLTDDEMQWKSDDPEEAGNILNQGKYFDFYCAEYCGKDHSMMQGKIVVHETQDEYDAWLESANRRPDDQTPEQYGEFLYATRGCKGCHSADGTAGQCPTFLNSFGAEHEMVDGSKVSVDENYIRESILNPKAKVVKGYPPVMPSFQGQLNDDQIDSLVAYIKSLKK; translated from the coding sequence ATGCAAACATTAAAGAACCTCTCGTTCGTCCTCGCCGACGTCTCCGACGGTTTTTGGTTCCCCAAAACCGCGTCGAACTTCGCCACGGAAGTCGACTTCATGTACAAGGCGATCCTGTGGATCAGCGTCGCGTTTTTCGTGCCGATGATGATCTACATGGGTTGGGCGGCGTTCAAGTTCCAAAAGCCCAAGGGTGAAAAAGCCGAAGGCAAAGCAACGCACAACACCGCGCTGGAATTGGCTTGGTCGGTCGGCCCCTGCTTCCTGCTGATCTGGATGTTCTATCGCGGTAGCGTCGGATATCTGGACATGCGGCAACCGCCAAGCGATGCCCGTGAAGTCCAAGTCACCGCGCAAAAATGGTCGTGGTTGTTCGATTACGGCAGCGGGATCATGAATCCCGAACTGCACGTCGTCAAAGACCAACCGACCAAATTGATCATGCGATCCAAGGATGTTTTGCACGCGATGTACATCCCTGCGTTTCGCGTCAAACGCGACATCGTTCCAGGCCGGTACAACACGCTTTGGTTCACGCCAACGATCGGCACGGAATCGTTGACCGACGATGAGATGCAGTGGAAGAGCGATGATCCAGAAGAAGCTGGGAACATCTTGAACCAAGGCAAATACTTCGACTTCTACTGTGCGGAGTATTGCGGCAAAGATCACTCGATGATGCAGGGCAAGATTGTCGTCCACGAGACCCAAGACGAATACGACGCTTGGTTGGAATCGGCAAACCGCCGTCCCGACGATCAGACCCCCGAACAATACGGCGAGTTCCTTTATGCGACCCGCGGCTGCAAAGGTTGCCATTCGGCCGACGGGACCGCCGGTCAATGCCCAACGTTCTTGAACAGCTTCGGCGCCGAACACGAGATGGTTGACGGCAGCAAGGTTTCGGTCGACGAAAACTACATTCGCGAATCGATCCTGAACCCGAAGGCCAAGGTGGTTAAAGGTTATCCGCCGGTAATGCCGTCGTTCCAAGGCCAGCTGAACGACGACCAGATCGACTCCTTGGTCGCTTATATCAAGTCACTGAAAAAGTAA
- a CDS encoding cytochrome C oxidase subunit IV family protein, giving the protein MSSHSEHDDGEFAHPMPIWMLLAVFFALTALTFITVFQASLHLGNWEIWIAMTIASVKATLVMAFFMHMLWDKPFNILMFLSSFLFVTLFVSFLLMDTHAYNHNVIVKPVGEVVQ; this is encoded by the coding sequence ATGAGTTCACACAGCGAACACGATGACGGCGAATTTGCACATCCAATGCCGATCTGGATGTTGTTGGCCGTATTTTTCGCGCTCACCGCGCTGACGTTCATTACCGTCTTTCAGGCGAGTCTCCATCTCGGCAACTGGGAGATCTGGATCGCGATGACGATCGCTTCGGTCAAAGCGACTCTAGTGATGGCGTTCTTCATGCACATGTTGTGGGACAAGCCGTTTAACATTCTGATGTTCCTCAGCTCGTTCCTGTTCGTGACTTTGTTCGTCAGCTTCCTGCTGATGGACACGCACGCTTACAACCACAACGTGATCGTTAAACCAGTTGGCGAAGTCGTTCAGTAG
- a CDS encoding SCO family protein has protein sequence MKEPVTKPKRLPLAIYCLAAICCLFTDQPAVGQLIKDLPASVQEVGVEQRLGETLPLNTVFFDERGQKVRLNQFFDGQRPVLVTLNYSDCPMLCSLQLNKLVTALDELDLEVGKDFQIVTISIDPKETPFKARETKSKYVNILPREGVADGWHFLTGNQDSITKVADAIGFRYKFIPETGQYSHAAMLAFCTPEGMISSYLLLIDYPADQVKLGLLAAGGGNIGSLVDNFVLYCSVYNPLEGSYTASAWKIMRLSAAATVLLLLIGLVPYWLGRRKTSADLSNHELPNQSRMNVQQNAAHHSQ, from the coding sequence ATGAAGGAACCCGTGACGAAGCCTAAAAGACTGCCGTTGGCAATCTACTGTCTCGCCGCGATCTGTTGTTTATTCACAGATCAGCCTGCGGTTGGACAATTGATTAAGGACCTTCCAGCAAGCGTCCAAGAGGTCGGTGTCGAGCAAAGACTTGGCGAGACGCTGCCGCTGAACACCGTGTTCTTCGACGAACGCGGACAAAAGGTTCGCTTGAACCAGTTTTTTGACGGCCAACGACCCGTGTTGGTGACGCTCAATTACAGCGACTGCCCGATGTTGTGCAGCTTGCAATTGAACAAACTTGTCACCGCCTTGGACGAACTGGATTTGGAAGTCGGCAAAGACTTTCAGATCGTCACGATCAGCATCGATCCCAAAGAGACGCCTTTTAAGGCGCGAGAAACAAAGTCGAAGTACGTAAACATATTGCCTCGTGAAGGAGTTGCTGACGGCTGGCACTTCTTAACTGGCAACCAAGATTCCATTACAAAAGTTGCCGACGCGATCGGGTTTCGATACAAGTTCATCCCCGAGACCGGGCAATACAGCCACGCTGCAATGCTTGCCTTCTGCACTCCCGAAGGCATGATCAGCAGCTACCTATTACTGATCGATTACCCGGCGGACCAGGTCAAACTGGGCCTGCTGGCTGCTGGAGGCGGAAACATCGGCTCGTTGGTCGATAACTTCGTTTTGTATTGTTCTGTCTACAATCCTTTGGAAGGCAGCTATACCGCCAGCGCCTGGAAGATCATGCGGTTGAGCGCAGCGGCCACGGTCCTGCTGCTGTTGATCGGATTAGTTCCCTATTGGCTCGGACGACGCAAGACGTCGGCAGACCTCAGCAATCACGAATTACCTAACCAATCGCGAATGAACGTCCAGCAGAACGCTGCACACCATTCTCAATAG